One stretch of Bombus vancouverensis nearcticus chromosome 16, iyBomVanc1_principal, whole genome shotgun sequence DNA includes these proteins:
- the LOC117154611 gene encoding uncharacterized protein LOC117154611, with translation MSELLQGGSSKTLYTDMIELAQTAKLAGLASCVSTVVDDEEQEELRCTGSDVEIEEYTDTDDSPYVAYQVTDKLFDTDRVAWQKFSFVATLLTVVVSITFLIITYPLYLESVSYVSNAYTGLLFTAFCSAFILGIICFIAGRVSPPPALIPNSMRIKIPRCALLKISLIYALSGIVITLCLDQDRVLCHLQDPIKGITLVFSLVYYFFFCRKMMSLQRIFSSTTIIVGLFISVDYGLCDQFRCRGQEVSGHTTTMRGSWGVKAIWTFVYVGALAAFAMFFTLLEAHYTTEQQNMCQIMASQQNSFLYTVSRLVSSRDIRRRGSEEEGGRLLHVTDPDPTIKPKHIPKPPILETLFYIHLIAFFAILSMSWIDTLPGIGRGLSPAELYRVVEHGLTCHFKNSDNCSNISTRGWIFLIAYIIFSISVLNFLSISESAVFTVATATVSLPLSVIWWSIYKMDVHGRFITWSPGVTGELICALLGLPVVLLGLGLLVRSHFRDTQPCYLTMQPPDVQCESSQR, from the exons ATGTCAGAGCTTTTACAAGGAGGAAGCAGCAAAACTTTGTACACAGATATGATAGAACTTGCAC AAACTGCAAAACTGGCGGGCCTGGCGAGTTGCGTTTCGACGGTGGTCGACGACGAAGAACAGGAGGAGCTGCGGTGCACAGGAAGCGACGTTGAGATCGAGGAGTACACCGACACCGACGACTCGCCATATGTCGCTTATCAGGTCACTGATAAGCTGTTCGACACGGACAGGGTGGCCTGGCAAAAATTCAGCTTCGTCGCAACCCTTCTGACCGTCGTCGTCTCCATTACCTTTTTGATTATCACCTATCCCCTTTATCTCGAGAGCGTCAGCTACGTGTCCAACGCATACACAG GACTTCTCTTCACTGCCTTCTGCTCTGCCTTCATCCTGGGCATAATATGTTTCATCGCGGGAAGAGTATCTCCACCACCCGCCCTGATTCCAAACAGCATGCGAATCAAGATCCCTCGTTGTGCTCTGCTCAAAATCAGTCTCATCTATGCTCTTTCTGGCATAGTGATCACGCTTTGCTTGGACCAGGACAGGGTCCTCTGTCATCTACAAGATCCCATAAAAGGCATTACTCTTGTCTTTTCCCTGGTCTActatttcttcttttgtcgCAAAA TGATGAGCTTGCAGAGGATCTTCTCAAGCACGACGATAATTGTGGGTCTCTTCATAAGCGTTGATTATGGCCTCTGTGATCAATTTCGGTGTAGAGGGCAGGAGGTTTCGGGTCATACCACAACTATGAGAGGATCTTGGGGCGTGAAGGCCATTTGGACGTTCGTTTATGTCGGTGCGCTAGCCGCTTTCGCTATGTTCTTCACTTTGCTTGAGGCCCATTATACCACTGAG CAACAGAATATGTGTCAAATAATGGCGAGCCAACAAAACTCTTTCCTTTATACGGTATCAAGATTGGTATCGTCACGAGACATCCGTCGACGAGGTTCTGAAGAAGAGGGAGGCAGATTGCTCCACGTGACAGATCCTGACCCCACCATAAAACCAAAACATATTCCAAAACCTCCGATCCTCGAAACTCTCTTCTACATTCACTTAATCGCGTTCTTCGCCATTTTATCGATGTCCTGGATCGACACGTTGCCAGGAATAGGCAGA GGATTATCTCCAGCGGAGCTATACCGCGTAGTGGAGCATGGACTCACGTGTCACTTCAAAAACAGCGACAACTGCTCAAATATTTCTACTCGTGGCTGGATCTTCTTAATAGCCTATATCATCTTCTCAATTTCTGTACTGAACTTCTTGTCTATAAGTGAGAGCGCTGTCTTCACTGTTGCTACCGCCACTGTGTCCCTTCCATTGTCTGTAATCTGGTGGAGCATCTATAAAATGGATGTTCACGGCC GTTTCATCACATGGTCTCCCGGAGTGACGGGAGAGTTAATCTGCGCTCTGCTGGGTCTTCCTGTGGTCCTTCTAGGCCTAGGTCTTCTCGTCAGATCGCATTTCCGTGACACTCAGCCCTGCTACTTGACCATGCAACCACCTGACGTACAGTGTGAATCTTCTCAAAGATGA